One genomic region from Bombus terrestris chromosome 15, iyBomTerr1.2, whole genome shotgun sequence encodes:
- the LOC100650097 gene encoding adhesion G protein-coupled receptor A3 isoform X2 — protein sequence MEGTFYGLKSLKQLDLSNNPWRCDCELYWFSNWIHNSSIKLNPAPKCVSPVNIKGEFVKKLKYSENIQCQWLPPTIELRPVHNQVVFAGDSITLKCRAPSITEDRNARLSWLWYPNTTSETVDLNTFLDPQKSLSNIKVDNRYLADSGIVDSSLSIVPVKEEHNGQWNCLLVSVNGNRTKAINVIVISEETRYCPLAVTKNNKGIYTWPKTIVGWRAELPCEGNHLSGLMQMPLKASYQCNITGYWENLNTELCPYISHITKSLEQFSKVNLSLTRISLLESAKKFKNYTGNAIKITDPIEVDFITQTIENYLNFVTEEKELGSMLIEVISTLINVPKNILKKAEISFKSCTRLIKAVEKIIQFTPSIQFYKKNMALEEFRVKRDSFTGLICTWYSNSNPEIRFLQCTTNNRTSPINIKDKIIEASIHLPASLLQYSQEVTAHQLMISVYSNSRLFPKIINNDNMDIPSCVIGSKLYGMSIQNLTEPVYIMLKAPLYYYAGKKLLPVVWDETLNKSGGWTSDGCYLRNVLNNLIIFHCNRLGYYGLLQDTSTFDYNGNSISGAKFRYSNPAIYIGSIATVTCLVIMSVTYIICYTSIAMPKKAKHCVINTWFAMALLSFFYSIGIYQTENIPICQGVGLILHYLSLCCLLWMAVFASNMYKKLPKPDLEDIPDNELQDPPIPKPLLGLYLVGWGIAMIICGISGAINLREYAGHSYCFLTTAPALVALFVPAGFLIVYLSIFHLLIKCSIQNVDMNAQLSEGTQATENMDLELLEPNTNLSVGRNSARSAQTVLSDIDDSEHSQITQLKGQIIILILYLISWITAAAAITKPLSAYISFDETIFATLYSLFSSSLGIFIFFFYGIARNDVRSQWLKMGCWFQKRKNQCCRTRSISDANPVIATQSLVQNLVPPMSNSQATQVTSDSNSIGSSRYTNRSQTYNAFKVTDIITSQEVSPVGRKMTNVNLVVLHRQQYRSDNSVTTYIEPTCVEMFYNPHQSGVARKFFRKQRRHTKNNNLGPRKQGDGGAMSDAGSCISVPRSTTKLDSNIDQTILSSSAKVNNTNIHVELNPINDIKNVNILSDSGGSISEERNVPVRFVIGQEGLFGNVRKVNNNCRLHDSLNTVSNSARNNCQKVELLSITLHDSDMDIKTDEEKHLQSVSQQCSLEYSSEIESITQMTSEKSDHNLPEVYKTVDAIVDPKWLKKDCRSMNEFHGVEERRSNATSKWLTHSNSMHCLPIETVKPLKNNFCNSLNDITSLTSLKKCEYLKSFTDLQNITNSNLCDKSRLSQKSFNKLESPFPKVNSAVKDNLHKLMQTTYITSTRNTECASNVCTDGLRSKQKLISSMIDMTSLMHNSCNIVKNLDSNNEVESLNRQQNIQNIETSKTHLNNPNTYLQIVKKETSV from the exons ATGGAGGGTACTTTTTATGGTCTAAAATCTTTAAAACAGTT agATTTATCTAACAATCCATGGAGATGTGACTGTGAATTATACTGGTTTAGTAATTGGATTCATAATAGttctattaaattaaa tcCTGCCCCAAAATGTGTATCACCTGTAAATATCAAAGGTGAATTTGTGAAAAAATTAAAGTATTCGGAGAATATTCAATGTCAGTGGTTACCTCCCACAATTGAACTTCGACCAGTTCATAATCAAGTAGTATTTGCTGGAGATTCTATAACTTTAAAATGCAGAGCACCTAGTATAACAGAAGATAGAAATGCAAGACTAAGTTGGTTGTGGTATCCTAATACTACTTCTGAAACTGTAgatttaaatacatttctaGATCCACAAAAAAGTTTATCTAATATTAAAGTGGATAACAGATATCTTGCAGATAGTGGCATTGTGGACAG ttcTCTTAGTATTGTTCCTGTTAAAGAAGAACACAATGGTCAATGGAACTGTTTGTTAGTTTCTGTAAATGGTAATAGAACAAAAGCAATCAATGTAATAGTTATCTCTGAAGAAACTCGTTACTGTCCTCTAGcag taactaaaaataataaaggtATTTATACATGGCCAAAAACTATAGTAGGATGGAGGGCAGAATTACCATGCGAAGGCAACCACTTATCAGGTTTAATGCAAATGCCTTTAAAAGCTTCTTATCAATGTAATATTACAGGATATTGGGAGAATTTAAACACAGAATTATGTCCTTACATATCACATATAACAAAAAGTTTAGAACAATTTTCTAAAGTTAATCTTTCACTTACAAGGATCAGTTTATTAGAAAGTGcaaagaaattcaaaaattataCAGGAAATGCCATAAAAATAACCGATCCTATTGAAGTTGATTTCATAACTCAAACTATAGAAAATTACTTAAATTTTGTAACTGAAGAAAAAGAACTTGGTTCTATGTTGATTGAAGTCATTAGTACTCTGATTAATGTaccaaagaatattttaaaaaaggcTGAAATTTCCTTTAAATCTTGCACGCGACTAATAAAAGCTGTAGAAAAGATTATACAGTTTACTCCATCTATACAGTTTTACAAGAAAAACATGGCATTAGAAGAATTCAGAGTGAAACGTGATAGTTTTACAGGATTAATATGTACGTGGTATTCCAATAGTAATCCAGAAATACGATTTTTACAATGTACAACAAACAATAGAACATCCCcaattaatataaaagataaaataattgaaGCATCAATACATCTACCTGCATCTTTATTACAATATTCACAAGAAGTTACTGCTCATCAATTAATGATTTCTGTATATAGCAATAGTAGATTGTTTcctaaaataattaacaatgaTAATATGGATATTCCATCATGTGTTATTGGAAGCAAGTTAT ATGGAATGTCAATACAAAATTTAACTGAGCCTGTATACATTATGTTAAAGGCACCTTTATACTACTACGCCGGAAAAAAATTATTACCCGTAGTTTGGGatgaaacattaaataaatcAGGTGGCTGGACAAGTGATGGTTGCTATTTAAGAAATGTATTAAACaacttaataatatttcattgcaATAGATTGGGATATTATGGCCTTTTACAAGATACTTCTACATTTGATTACAATGGTAACAG CATAAGCGGCGCCAAATTTAGGTATTCAAATCCAGCAATATATATTGGAAGTATTGCAACAGTAACATGTTTAGTTATTATGTCTGTTACATACATTATCTGTTACACATCAATTGCTATGCCTAAAAAAGCAAAACATTGTGTTATTAATACTTGGTTTGCTATGgcattattatcatttttttatagTATTGGTATTTACCAAACAGAAAACATACCAATTTGTCAAGGTGTTGGTCTTATTCTGCATTACTTGTCTTTATGTTGTTTATTATGGATGGCagtatttgcaag caatatgtataaaaaattacctaAACCAGATCTCGAAGATATTCCAGATAATGAACTTCAAGATCCACCAATACCGAAACCATTATTAGGACTGTATCTAGTTGGCTGGGGTATAGCTATGATCATTTGTGGTATATCTGGCGCAATAAATTTACGAGAATACGCTGGACATTCATATTGCTTTCTCACAACTGCTCCTGCTCTTGTTGCATTGTTTGTTCCAGCTGGATTTCTAATTgtgtatttatctatttttcatTTACTCATTAAATGTTCAATTCAAAATGTTGATATGAATGCTCAGTTGTCTGAAGGTACACAAGCAACGGAAAATATGGATTTAGAATTATTGGAACCCAATACAAATCTTTCTGTAGGCAGGAATAGTGCACGCAGTGCACAGACTGTTTTATCTGATATTGACGACTCAGAACATTCTCAAATAACTCAACTGAAGggtcaaattattattttaattttatatttaatatcatgGATTACTGCAGCAGCAGCTATAACAAAGCCATTAAGTGCATACATTTCGTTTGATGAAACTATATTTGCTACTTTATATTCCCTTTTTTCTAGTTCACTTGGaattttcatcttctttttttatgggATTGCACGAAATGATGTTAGGTCACAATGGTTAAAAATGGGTTGCTGGTTTCAAAAACGAAAGAATCAATGTTGTCGAACAAGAAGTATCTCTGATGCAAATCCTGTAATAGCAACGCAATCATTAGTACAAAATTTGGTACCTCCAATGTCTAATTCTCAGGCTACTCAAGTTACATCTGATTCAAATTCCATTGGTTCATCCAGATACACCAATAGGTCGCAAACTTATAATGCGTTTAAAGTTACAGATATTATAACCAGTCAAGAAGTTTCACCTGTTGGTAGAAAAATGACCAATGTGAACTTAGTTGTATTACATCGACAGCAATACAGATCTGATAATTCTGTAACAACATATATTGAACCAACTTGTgttgaaatgttttataatcCTCATCAAAGTGGAGTTGCTagaaaattttttagaaaacaACGTCGtcatacaaaaaataataatcttGGTCCTCGAAAACAAGGTGATGGCGGTGCTATGAGTGATGCTGGTAGTTGCATTTCTGTACCACGATCTACTACAAAATTAGATAGTAATATAGACCAAACCATCTTAAGTAGCAGTGCGAAAGTAAATAATACGAATATCCATGTTGAGTTAAATCCAATAAATGACATTAAAAACGTTAATATACTCTCAGATAGCGGTGGTAGTATCTCAGAGGAAAGAAATGTTCCAGTGCGATTTGTTATTGGTCAAGAAGGTCTTTTTGGAAATGTAAGAAAAGTTAATAATAACTGTAGATTACACGATTCTTTAAACACAGTATCAAACTCTGCAAGGAATAATTGCCAAAAAGTAGAATTACTGAGTATAACTTTACATGACTCAGACATGGACATCAAAACTGATGAAGAAAAACATCTGCAAAGTGTTTCACAACAATGTAGTTTAGAATATAGCTCGGAAATAGAATCTATTACTCAGATGACTAGTGAAAAAAGCGATCATAATTTACCAGAAGTTTATAAAACTGTAGATGCCATTGTGGACCCAAAATGGTTAAAAAAAGACTGTCGAAGTATGAATGAATTTCATGGAGTAGAAGAGCGGCGGTCTAATGCCACTTCAAAATGGTTAACTCATTCTAATAGCATGCACTGTCTTCCAATAGAGACTGTGAAACcattaaagaataatttttgtaattcaTTAAATGACATCACATCCCTTACTAGCTTAAAAAAATGTGAATATCTGAAATCATTTACAGacttacaaaatattacaaattcaaatttatgtgATAAAAGTCGCCTATCTCAAAAATCATTTAACAAATTAGAATCACCTTTCCCTAAAGTAAATAGTGCAGTTAAagataatttacataaattaatgcAGACTACATATATTACATCTACAAGAAATACTGAATGTGCCTCTAATGTGTGCACTGATGGATTGAGatctaaacaaaaattaatcagttcTATGATTGATATGACATCACTTATGCATAATTCttgtaatattgtaaaaaatttagATTCAAACAATGAAGTAGAGAGCTTAAACAGACaacaaaatatacagaatattgaAACTAGTAAAACACATTTAAATAATCCGAATACTTATCTACaaatagtaaaaaaagaaacaagtgtTTAA